The Bacteroidota bacterium genome segment CAGGCGGGACGCGCTAACCAGACTGCTTTTGATCTTCAATAAATCTTTTTGCGCCTCTTTTTTTTATTTTCATTTCCATTTTTACCGCTTCTGAGCGTGAAGGAAAAGAAAAACTTAAAACTAACCTCCAAGGCCCTTTCCCCTTCGTGGACTTAGTATGGTTATTTTGATGCCTAAGTAAACGGCTTTCCAAATCCTTTGTCGATCCTACATAATA includes the following:
- a CDS encoding GIY-YIG nuclease family protein, whose protein sequence is MYYTYIIYSDRLCRYYVGSTKDLESRLLRHQNNHTKSTKGKGPWRLVLSFSFPSRSEAVKMEMKIKKRGAKRFIEDQKQSG